TCCACGCCGGGCGCGCTGGCCCCGCCATCGGGTTAGAAACCGCGCAATGTTCATGCTGTGCTCCAAGCTCCTCACAACCGAAGTTTCAGGAAAACCAAAGTTTATTGTTCTATTTCACAACCAGGGGTCTGGGCTCGGGGCGATCGCGCCTCTGAGCCGCCGATCGGCTTCGCTCCAAAGGAACTCGCCATCGACAGTTGAGGTCGCGCCAGGGAGCCATCGAGCGATCGCCCGCGCCATTCCCCTCTTAGAAACCGAACATTCCTCAGAAGTTCCTGATTTCGTCTCCCCTACTTCCCCAAGCCGCCCCGTCTCATTCCGGACAAAATTTTGTCTCGAGAAAGGCAATCTGGTTGCAGAGTACAGCAATTTTTGCGCCGATTCACCCTGAATCTGGTCGCCAACCAGGGACCGTGTCACAAAACCTTCAGGAAACCGGGACCGTGTCCAGCAGGCGAGCGATCGTCGCTTTGGCCTTGCGTCCGCCCACCGAAATCATCCGGTGCGACAGCACAAAGGGCGCTAAAAACTTCACATCATCCGGGATCACGTAGTCGCGACTGTCCAAAAAGGCCAGGGCTTGGCTCGCGCGCTGAAGGGCGATCGCCCCCCGCGGACTCACCCCCAAAATCACGTCCTCATCTTCCCGCGTCGCCCGCACCAGATTCAGGATGTACTGCTGGAGGGAAGTCTCTAGCTTCACCTGGCTACAGAGGTGGCACAGCTCCTGAATGTCATCAATGGACAGGCAAGGCTGCAAGTCGTCCAGGCTCAGATTGCTTTGCCAGCGCTGTAGCATTTGCAACTCCTCGGCCTCCGTGGGATAGCCCAGGGACAGAGCCAGGGCGAAGCGATCCATCTGGGCCTCCGGCAGCGGAAAAGTCCCCTGATATTCCACCGGGTTTTGGGTGGCGATCACAAAGAAAGGCCGAGGCACGCGGCGCGACACCCCGTCCACCGTCACCTGCTGCTCTTCCATCACCTCCAGCAGCGCCGACTGCGTCCGGGGGGTGGCGCGGTTAATCTCGTCTGCCAGCAGCACATTGGAAAACACCGGCCCGGCCAGAAATTCAAATTCGCCGGTGCTCTGGTTCCAGATGTTGGTGCCGGTGATGTCCGTGGGCAGCAGGTCGGGCGTGCACTGAATCCGCTGAAACTTCCCGTCAATGGAGCGCGCGAGGGACTTGGCAAGCAGCGTCTTTCCCACCCCCGGCACATCCTCTAGCAGGGCATGGCCGCCGGAGAACAGGGCAACCAAAACTAAGCGAATGGCATCGCTTTTGCCCACGATGGTGCGGCTGAGGTTCTCAGTTAGCCGGTTGATGCGCTCTCTCATGGATATGGCGATGTTGGTTCACGGTGACTCTGCTCCATCATGCCACCGTTTCCGGGGTGGCAGGGGCGAAAATCTGCCCAGGTTTGCCCCGAACCGACGCCAGGGGTGCAGCGCGGTCAGGCGATCGCCGGGAGCGTCGGGAGCACCGTCAGCAAAAGTTACTTTAAGCTTGAACCTTTGCGCTCAAGCTTGCCTTGGCCTGCTCGCAGTCCAGATGAATTTGGGCCGTGAGGCTCTCGAGGGAGTCAAATTTCTGCTCGGGCCGCAGGAAGGATTCCAGACAGACCGTGAGGGTTTGGCCGTAGAGATCGCCGCTCCAGTCCAGGAGGTGGACCTCGACGGTCTGGTTGAGGCCGTCCACGGTGGGCCGGTTGCCCAGGTTCATGACGGCGGGCAGGGGGGCTGGATCGTGGGCCAGGTAAGCCCAGGCGCTGTAGACGCCCTGGCGCGGCAAGAACTTGTCGGATGGCAGGCGCAGATTGGCGGTGGGAAAGCCGAGCTTGCGTCCGAGCTGGGCTCCGGCGACCACGTCCCCGAGCAGGGTGTAGGGATGGCCGAGGAGGCGATTGGCGCGGGCGATGTCTCCGCTTTGCAGGGCCTCGCGAATGCCGGAGCTGCTGATGCGCTCTTCGGCGCAGGTTTCTAGGGGGACGATGATGACTTCGATACCGTGGTGAGCGGCGATCGCCCGCAAGTGCTCCGCTGTCCCCGTGCGGCCATGGCCAAAGCGAAAGTCTTGGCCCACGCTGACGCGGGTGGCCCCGAGCTGCCGCACCAAAATCACGTCAACAAAATCCTGGGGCGTGAGGCTCGCCAGTTCTCGATCAAAGGGCAGCCGCACCAGCTGATCCACGCCCATCACCTTGAGCTGCTGAGCCTTTTCGGCAATGGGGGTAAGCAGGGCACGCGGCTGGCCGCTAAAGAACTCGCGGGGGTGGGGCCAAAAGGTCACCACCGTTGTATAAATCTGGGGAAGCTCGGAGCCTGTTGCCAGGGGCGATCGCCCCTTTTGGGCCAACAGCGATCGCTGGGACTCCGTCACAGGCACCAGCACAGGCTCAATGACTCGCCGATGCCCTCGATGGACGCCATCGAAGTTACCAAGGGCAATGGCAGTTGGAGTTAGAGCCGTGGCCGGAGAAGAAGTAATCCACACGCCTCACATTTTGCCACAATCCGCCCCTTCCCCGCTGCCTAGGGCCAATCTTGCGAGGAGGCGGGGGCGCGATCGCCTCGATTGGCCTCTGTTGATCTGAATTGGCTGCGCTAAACCGAAACCTTCGAAGCCGCGTCGCTCGCTGGCTCCGACGACTCATCATTACTCGGCGCCACCAGCTGCACCGACAGCCCCTCGCGCGCCATGATGCAGTTCGCGAAGCTCTGGGCCGCTTGCTCACCCACCCGATCCAGAAAATCATCGTTGTGCATCGGGTCATGGTGGAAAATCACCAGCCGCTTCACGTTGGCCGCCTTCGCCACCTTGATCGCCTCTTGCCAGGTCGAGTGGCCCCAGCCCACCTTGCTGGAGGTCTTGGAATGATATTCCTCGTCCGTGTAAGTCGCGTCGTAGATCATCACGTCTGCATTCCGGGCCAGACGCATGACGTTTTCGTCGAGGCGATCGGGAAAATGCTCTGTATCCGTAATGTAGGCCGCCGCATACTGACGCCAGTTGACGCGATAGCCCACCGCTTCACCGGGGTGGTTGAGCAGGGCCGTCTCCACCGAAATATCGTCGATCTGGATCGTTTCCCCGATCTCGAGATCGTAAAACTTCAGGTCTGCGCCCATCACCTGGAGCGGGACCGGGAAGTTGGGGTGCAGCATCTGGTCATTGAGGCGCTGCTCGATGGTGGAGCCATTGGGGGCGATGGAGCCGTGGATATGGAAGCGGTTGCCCCGCACAAAGGCCGGCACAAAGAAGGGAAAGCCCTGGATGTG
This genomic stretch from Geitlerinema sp. PCC 7407 harbors:
- a CDS encoding MoxR family ATPase: MRERINRLTENLSRTIVGKSDAIRLVLVALFSGGHALLEDVPGVGKTLLAKSLARSIDGKFQRIQCTPDLLPTDITGTNIWNQSTGEFEFLAGPVFSNVLLADEINRATPRTQSALLEVMEEQQVTVDGVSRRVPRPFFVIATQNPVEYQGTFPLPEAQMDRFALALSLGYPTEAEELQMLQRWQSNLSLDDLQPCLSIDDIQELCHLCSQVKLETSLQQYILNLVRATREDEDVILGVSPRGAIALQRASQALAFLDSRDYVIPDDVKFLAPFVLSHRMISVGGRKAKATIARLLDTVPVS
- a CDS encoding bifunctional riboflavin kinase/FAD synthetase, which gives rise to MWITSSPATALTPTAIALGNFDGVHRGHRRVIEPVLVPVTESQRSLLAQKGRSPLATGSELPQIYTTVVTFWPHPREFFSGQPRALLTPIAEKAQQLKVMGVDQLVRLPFDRELASLTPQDFVDVILVRQLGATRVSVGQDFRFGHGRTGTAEHLRAIAAHHGIEVIIVPLETCAEERISSSGIREALQSGDIARANRLLGHPYTLLGDVVAGAQLGRKLGFPTANLRLPSDKFLPRQGVYSAWAYLAHDPAPLPAVMNLGNRPTVDGLNQTVEVHLLDWSGDLYGQTLTVCLESFLRPEQKFDSLESLTAQIHLDCEQAKASLSAKVQA
- a CDS encoding MBL fold metallo-hydrolase encodes the protein MSSTHDQFTVHFWGVRGSIASPGAETVRYGGNTSCVEMRVGSKRLIFDGGTGLRMLGNALMSQLPAEAYLFFTHSHWDHIQGFPFFVPAFVRGNRFHIHGSIAPNGSTIEQRLNDQMLHPNFPVPLQVMGADLKFYDLEIGETIQIDDISVETALLNHPGEAVGYRVNWRQYAAAYITDTEHFPDRLDENVMRLARNADVMIYDATYTDEEYHSKTSSKVGWGHSTWQEAIKVAKAANVKRLVIFHHDPMHNDDFLDRVGEQAAQSFANCIMAREGLSVQLVAPSNDESSEPASDAASKVSV